The following coding sequences lie in one Caproicibacterium argilliputei genomic window:
- a CDS encoding sensor histidine kinase, which translates to MSEIYWGVEFLATLLEGYLGISVIETLGDKRFYDKEQTAFKWAAVVAYAVLVTLMNQMGLFSWATVLLAILLIAAGGFLISSVTPPKALFVSAMYIVSLSLLEGFLIAVMSFLNDVTISSLIYQTGYIRSVYLVLDKLIQCCLFLLYKLALKKTSFKLAPAFSYFLIVLLGLALMSVFVKTVSDKALQSYQYVTGICGVIVLICLFTLVQYFNKAQNYRQEQLENQKLQLDAQLIEQKYKQLNQRYHINSKNFHDFKNHLVAIDCLIQQEKYQEAREYIHHITNVPQQGYEKTYTGISVVDAILNEKQEQAQSSGITMTVDASLPLKTSNRVAGPDMCVILANLLDNALEACGKLPEGRERKIDVRVHPRNDFLILRIANTVAENPLQHNCQLKTTKKNSQLHGFGLQSVQSSVKRYNGRLLQNYQDGEFISMVIISYRKDGNAAQTL; encoded by the coding sequence ATGAGTGAAATTTACTGGGGCGTTGAGTTTTTGGCAACGCTGCTCGAAGGGTACCTTGGCATTTCTGTCATTGAAACGCTTGGGGACAAGCGCTTTTATGATAAGGAACAGACCGCATTCAAATGGGCTGCGGTTGTGGCTTATGCCGTACTGGTTACCCTAATGAACCAAATGGGGCTTTTTTCCTGGGCAACGGTGCTGCTGGCGATTCTGCTGATTGCAGCGGGTGGCTTTTTGATTAGCAGTGTGACGCCGCCTAAGGCTCTGTTTGTTTCCGCCATGTATATTGTTTCGCTGTCACTGCTGGAGGGGTTCCTGATTGCCGTCATGAGTTTTCTCAATGACGTTACCATCTCCTCGCTCATTTATCAAACCGGTTATATTCGCTCGGTGTATTTGGTGCTGGACAAACTGATTCAGTGCTGCCTGTTCCTGCTGTACAAACTGGCACTGAAAAAGACCAGCTTCAAGCTGGCACCGGCGTTCAGCTATTTTTTAATCGTTTTGCTCGGGCTTGCGCTGATGTCTGTTTTTGTGAAAACGGTCAGCGATAAGGCACTGCAGAGTTATCAATATGTTACAGGCATTTGCGGCGTGATTGTTTTAATTTGCCTGTTTACACTGGTGCAGTATTTCAATAAAGCGCAGAATTACCGGCAGGAACAGTTGGAAAATCAGAAGTTGCAGCTTGACGCGCAGCTGATTGAGCAAAAGTATAAGCAGCTCAACCAGCGGTACCATATCAATTCCAAGAATTTTCACGACTTCAAAAATCATCTCGTGGCTATTGACTGCCTGATTCAGCAGGAAAAGTATCAGGAAGCGCGGGAGTACATTCATCATATTACCAATGTGCCGCAGCAAGGTTACGAGAAAACCTATACCGGCATTTCGGTGGTGGATGCTATATTAAATGAAAAACAGGAACAGGCGCAGAGCAGCGGAATCACCATGACAGTTGATGCTTCATTGCCCCTGAAAACCAGCAACCGCGTTGCGGGGCCGGATATGTGCGTGATTTTGGCAAATCTGCTGGATAATGCACTGGAGGCGTGCGGAAAGCTGCCGGAAGGAAGAGAGCGGAAAATTGATGTTCGCGTTCATCCGCGCAACGATTTTTTGATTCTCCGCATTGCCAACACGGTGGCAGAAAATCCGCTGCAGCATAACTGCCAGTTGAAAACGACGAAAAAAAATTCCCAGCTGCACGGTTTTGGTCTGCAGAGCGTGCAGTCTTCCGTTAAGCGGTACAACGGAAGGCTTCTGCAGAATTATCAGGACGGCGAGTTTATTTCCATGGTGATTATTTCTTACAGAAAGGACGGAAATGCTGCACAGACTCTCTGA
- a CDS encoding accessory gene regulator B family protein has translation MLHRLSEKCARLLGRAAELDATQTELYCYGFEQILSTAAIAVTIFLMAAAVGHVLYAFLFILCFVPVRVFAGGVHCRTYGGCFLFSNGLFVLSLLLGTMMQKIPSGAAAAVDAVLLLLCSVAVFLLAPVQNENQPLSRQKHLRNKRMARCVILVQAFAIITACLLCAAEQWNLRDCSYAVVSTVLSIALTAAAWCRQRKGGKQNEKSS, from the coding sequence ATGCTGCACAGACTCTCTGAAAAATGCGCGCGGCTGCTTGGCCGGGCGGCAGAACTGGACGCCACGCAAACCGAACTGTACTGTTACGGCTTTGAGCAGATTCTCTCCACAGCAGCCATTGCAGTCACCATCTTTTTGATGGCGGCTGCGGTTGGTCATGTGCTGTATGCGTTTCTGTTTATTCTGTGCTTTGTGCCGGTTCGGGTGTTTGCAGGCGGTGTTCACTGTAGGACATACGGGGGATGTTTCCTGTTCAGCAACGGCCTGTTTGTACTGTCCCTGCTGCTGGGGACCATGATGCAGAAAATACCGAGCGGGGCAGCCGCTGCAGTGGATGCGGTTCTGCTGCTTTTGTGCAGCGTGGCCGTGTTTCTGCTGGCTCCGGTTCAAAACGAAAATCAACCGCTCTCGCGCCAAAAACATCTTCGCAACAAGCGAATGGCCAGATGTGTGATTCTGGTTCAAGCGTTTGCAATAATCACCGCCTGCCTGCTGTGCGCCGCAGAGCAGTGGAATCTGCGGGACTGCAGCTACGCTGTTGTTTCCACCGTGCTTTCCATTGCTTTGACAGCGGCAGCATGGTGCAGGCAGAGGAAAGGAGGAAAACAGAATGAAAAAAGCAGCTGA
- a CDS encoding AgrD family cyclic lactone autoinducer peptide, whose product MKKAADIISKLVKAAAKFGAGATSASFGYQPKTPACLREKDAD is encoded by the coding sequence ATGAAAAAAGCAGCTGACATCATTTCTAAGCTTGTCAAAGCAGCCGCAAAGTTCGGCGCAGGGGCCACTTCGGCGTCTTTCGGTTACCAGCCGAAAACTCCGGCCTGCCTGCGTGAAAAGGACGCTGACTAA
- a CDS encoding DUF2935 domain-containing protein, whose product MNSEEYVRASVETSLFWTRIMKEHAIFIISSLPPVERQLAAQGEMYRRRFTNFFREFLLLANGVVPEAMLASEQFCTAYTEQIERLFQRQIGVETNSALTVLECHLMPAGSGTVLHPQLQARVAALNKRIQPQLDAFIAYQTAMLQQRAQCRLYFSLYPSALNHLMNEAKRYREELNFLQSCGDTKPGSYIAFWNQGMSEHAKSLRGELDWVEVKSMDTANSFANIYDELAAARPDQKAALEYTRKFQTYAEDVTKHTMDCSLKGVMTALYTDHLLREVNHYRYELQQ is encoded by the coding sequence TTGAATTCTGAAGAATATGTGCGCGCTTCTGTGGAAACCTCTCTGTTTTGGACACGAATCATGAAGGAACACGCGATTTTCATCATCAGCTCGCTGCCGCCGGTGGAAAGGCAGCTTGCCGCGCAGGGAGAAATGTACCGCCGCCGGTTTACAAATTTTTTTCGGGAATTCCTCCTTCTTGCCAACGGGGTGGTGCCCGAAGCCATGCTGGCATCCGAGCAGTTCTGCACAGCGTACACCGAGCAGATTGAGCGACTTTTTCAGCGGCAGATCGGTGTGGAAACAAACAGTGCCTTAACCGTTCTGGAGTGTCACCTGATGCCTGCGGGTTCCGGCACAGTGCTGCATCCGCAACTGCAGGCGCGGGTTGCCGCGCTGAACAAACGGATTCAGCCGCAGCTGGATGCATTCATTGCCTACCAAACTGCTATGCTGCAGCAGCGTGCGCAGTGCCGGTTGTACTTTTCGCTGTATCCGTCGGCGCTGAACCATTTGATGAATGAAGCAAAGCGGTATCGGGAAGAATTGAACTTTCTGCAGTCCTGTGGGGATACCAAACCGGGCAGCTACATCGCCTTCTGGAATCAGGGAATGTCCGAGCACGCGAAGTCTTTACGCGGCGAGCTGGATTGGGTGGAAGTAAAGTCTATGGATACCGCCAATTCGTTTGCCAATATTTACGATGAATTGGCGGCGGCGCGACCGGACCAGAAAGCGGCGCTGGAATATACGCGCAAGTTCCAGACCTATGCGGAAGATGTCACCAAGCACACCATGGACTGTTCGCTCAAAGGCGTTATGACCGCACTGTACACGGACCACCTGCTGCGGGAAGTCAACCATTACCGCTATGAGCTGCAGCAGTAG
- a CDS encoding ArsR/SmtB family transcription factor: MDPIEEKLEKRAELLKALANPVRLRILRELCVNKTNVTALCTKLQIPQPTISHHLLILKNAGIVNGERCGAQITYHVDCEKLKPFIKQLIED, from the coding sequence ATGGACCCGATAGAGGAAAAACTCGAAAAGCGCGCGGAGCTTCTCAAGGCACTTGCAAACCCAGTCCGTCTGCGGATTTTGCGGGAGCTTTGTGTTAACAAAACCAATGTGACGGCTCTGTGCACTAAGCTGCAGATTCCACAGCCCACCATTTCCCATCACCTGTTGATTTTAAAAAATGCGGGAATTGTGAATGGCGAGCGCTGCGGTGCACAGATTACGTATCATGTGGATTGTGAAAAGCTGAAACCTTTTATCAAACAGTTGATTGAAGATTGA
- a CDS encoding TlpA family protein disulfide reductase — protein MKKTGSILALTLALVTALSGCGGTTTPSSVPAQPQSSAAASQTSSQSADSSSAASQPASAQSADKPVVPDFTLESSSGKKVSLSDYSGKVVVLNFWASWCVYCKKELPDFQKLNRELQNSKDVVLLLLDQTDGQTETKQKGDAFLKDNGYSFLNLYDSGTVSSDIFGVTGYPTTVVIDKQGRFSSYVSGMTSYEKVKSMIAEAM, from the coding sequence TTGAAAAAGACAGGTTCCATTTTGGCACTGACACTGGCACTGGTGACCGCATTGTCTGGATGCGGCGGTACTACTACGCCGTCTTCTGTTCCTGCACAGCCGCAGTCCTCTGCCGCAGCAAGTCAGACGAGCAGCCAGTCTGCCGACAGCAGCTCCGCCGCCAGCCAGCCTGCGTCCGCGCAGAGTGCGGACAAGCCGGTGGTGCCGGACTTCACCCTGGAATCCAGCAGCGGAAAAAAAGTTTCCCTCTCGGATTATTCCGGCAAAGTGGTGGTACTGAATTTTTGGGCGAGTTGGTGCGTATATTGCAAAAAAGAACTGCCGGATTTTCAGAAGCTAAACCGTGAGCTGCAGAACTCCAAAGACGTGGTGCTGCTGCTTCTGGATCAAACCGATGGACAGACAGAAACCAAGCAGAAGGGGGACGCCTTTTTGAAAGACAACGGCTATTCCTTTCTGAATCTGTACGACTCCGGTACCGTTAGCAGCGATATTTTTGGCGTGACAGGGTACCCGACCACGGTGGTCATCGACAAGCAGGGGCGCTTTTCCAGCTATGTATCCGGCATGACATCTTATGAGAAAGTCAAAAGCATGATTGCGGAGGCCATGTAA
- a CDS encoding cytochrome c biogenesis CcdA family protein gives MLQQAAPEFTLALVGLVFSEGLLAFLSPCILPMLPIYLMYLGGSREQQTTRRRMLQNLLGFIAGFTVVFVLLGATASGVGALLKAHRVLLMRLGGAVLIVLGLQYCGVLNLAVLNRTRALHAHTDRLKFFSSLLFGAAFSLGWTPCLGPFLGSALLLASGTSTLYEGVLLLFLFSMGLGIPFLLTGLLWNRLEGTVSFLKKHAGIIKIISGCLLIVMGILMLFNLFGYYENLFS, from the coding sequence ATGCTGCAACAGGCTGCGCCCGAATTCACCCTGGCGCTTGTCGGCCTTGTCTTTTCCGAAGGGCTGCTTGCGTTCCTTTCTCCCTGTATTTTGCCGATGCTGCCGATTTACCTGATGTACCTCGGCGGCAGCCGGGAGCAGCAGACCACCCGCAGGCGGATGCTGCAGAATCTGCTGGGCTTCATTGCCGGCTTCACGGTCGTGTTTGTGCTGTTGGGCGCAACGGCGTCCGGTGTGGGCGCACTGTTGAAAGCACACCGTGTGCTGCTGATGCGTCTGGGCGGTGCGGTGCTGATCGTTTTGGGGCTGCAGTATTGCGGTGTGCTGAACCTTGCGGTGCTCAACCGCACCCGCGCACTGCACGCACACACAGACCGGCTCAAATTTTTTTCCAGCCTGCTGTTCGGTGCGGCTTTTTCTCTGGGGTGGACTCCGTGTTTGGGGCCGTTCCTCGGCTCGGCGTTGCTGCTTGCTTCCGGTACCTCCACACTTTATGAGGGCGTTCTCCTTTTGTTCCTGTTTTCCATGGGGCTGGGAATCCCGTTTTTGCTGACCGGGTTGCTGTGGAACCGATTGGAGGGGACGGTTTCGTTCCTGAAAAAGCACGCAGGCATCATCAAAATCATTTCCGGCTGTCTGCTGATTGTGATGGGAATTTTAATGCTGTTTAATCTCTTTGGCTATTACGAAAATCTGTTTTCATAA
- a CDS encoding endo-1,4-beta-xylanase produces MRNKRRPGVRAAGFLLAAVMGFSLISVGPAYAAGGNESNATTGELVTNSGFESSDLSGWNNNGISTLSSTTEASHSGSRSLKVEKIGSTWMGPLYNLLTPVQYHHTYQVSLYLKGAQSAATTESVLVHRVDKNGVGYDMSIAQDVSISAKEWTKVTGQFTLTEKKEEVTTLGLMFRSKDASKNYYVDDISIKEISQTNGVQTNLTPLKSKYDFTMGCAAVYSDLIDDHAQLLTHHFDSLTAGNEMKASSLYNSKHELDFTTADKFVDFAIANNMKLRGHNLVWQSQVPDWWFTTNLSDPDNPKYFVSKEQLLKTMKTHITSVLQHFKQKYGSKSPFYCWDVVNEPISNSHQNNGIKGLDEGSKWEAIIGPEYIDYALRYAHEADPDMKLFINDYGIVNDGQKTTDLYNEAKKLLQAGVPLDGIGLQMHIDVDSPSISSIKDAIEKFGSLGLEVQVTELDVSTGGKTDAVTLAKAARRYKQLFDLFESEKKYIKVVTVWGSADDGSWLGANNSPMLFDTALQAKPAFNALVQAAGTPVVPTSAKSCQGNPTADSALWSTVSAWSTDTFIKGTGGATAAVKTMWDSKNLYVQADVTDSTRSAKDGITLYLNNNGVKAYPITLSNSGGKLKAAVQKTDTGYTVSAAIPIQNLKPAVGGQLQFDVQVLDYNAKNALTSIATWSDFQNTQSKSTANYGKLELSASANLAKAVYGTPVVDGKEDAAWQKAPAFDTATWVTGKSGATAKVQTMWDQKNLYVLYHVTDSVLNSSNANAWEQDSIETFLDVNNHKSPAYESDDGQYRVSYKNAKSGGGAASADLNAWTSATSKTDTGYLVEMAIPLTSITPANGTMLGFDAQVNDADASGARTGVVTWSDSTGKSYTDTSHFGNLELVGGPASSQFVSDTTKDITVKSAYQFRITVKNGAYPNFVVGTAGVFRTQLVKKSGSDYFIKIFTVGKSGAKAGIYVNGVKVSVATVR; encoded by the coding sequence ATGAGAAACAAGAGGAGACCCGGTGTTCGGGCTGCCGGTTTTCTGCTTGCTGCCGTAATGGGTTTTTCGCTGATAAGCGTTGGCCCGGCATATGCGGCAGGCGGAAACGAATCAAACGCAACTACAGGAGAACTGGTTACAAACAGCGGTTTTGAGTCGAGTGACCTTTCCGGCTGGAACAACAATGGAATCAGCACGCTTTCCAGCACAACGGAAGCGTCGCACAGCGGCAGCCGTTCTTTAAAGGTGGAAAAAATCGGCTCCACCTGGATGGGACCGCTTTACAATCTGCTGACGCCGGTGCAGTACCATCATACTTATCAGGTCAGCCTGTACCTGAAAGGCGCGCAGAGCGCCGCCACCACAGAGTCGGTTCTGGTGCACCGTGTGGACAAAAACGGTGTGGGGTACGATATGTCGATTGCGCAGGACGTTTCCATTTCCGCGAAAGAGTGGACAAAGGTGACCGGTCAGTTTACCCTGACGGAAAAGAAGGAAGAGGTCACAACGCTGGGGCTGATGTTCCGCAGCAAGGACGCTTCCAAAAACTACTATGTCGATGATATTTCTATCAAGGAAATTTCACAGACCAACGGCGTGCAGACCAACCTGACACCGCTGAAAAGCAAGTATGACTTCACCATGGGCTGCGCTGCGGTTTATTCGGACTTGATTGACGACCACGCGCAGCTGCTGACCCACCACTTTGACAGCCTGACCGCGGGCAATGAGATGAAGGCGTCCTCGCTGTACAATAGCAAGCATGAGCTGGACTTTACAACGGCAGACAAGTTTGTTGACTTTGCCATTGCAAACAACATGAAGCTGCGCGGGCACAATCTGGTTTGGCAGTCTCAGGTGCCGGATTGGTGGTTTACCACCAACTTGTCTGATCCGGACAATCCGAAATACTTCGTTTCCAAGGAGCAGCTGCTTAAAACCATGAAAACGCACATCACCAGCGTGCTGCAGCATTTTAAGCAGAAGTACGGCAGCAAGAGTCCGTTTTACTGCTGGGATGTGGTCAACGAACCGATTTCCAACAGCCACCAGAACAACGGCATCAAAGGTCTGGATGAGGGCAGCAAGTGGGAAGCCATCATCGGTCCCGAATACATCGACTATGCGCTGCGCTACGCACACGAAGCCGATCCGGACATGAAGCTGTTCATCAACGATTACGGCATTGTGAACGATGGGCAGAAAACAACCGACCTTTACAATGAAGCCAAAAAACTGCTGCAGGCAGGGGTTCCGTTGGACGGCATTGGTCTGCAGATGCACATTGATGTGGACAGTCCCTCCATCTCCAGTATCAAAGACGCCATTGAAAAGTTCGGCTCTCTGGGTCTGGAAGTACAGGTGACGGAGTTGGACGTCAGCACCGGCGGGAAAACAGACGCGGTTACCTTGGCGAAAGCAGCCAGAAGATATAAGCAACTGTTTGATTTGTTTGAAAGTGAAAAGAAATACATCAAAGTTGTAACGGTCTGGGGTTCCGCGGATGACGGTTCCTGGCTGGGCGCAAACAACAGCCCGATGCTGTTTGACACCGCTCTGCAGGCAAAACCCGCATTTAATGCGCTGGTTCAGGCAGCGGGCACACCGGTTGTGCCGACCTCCGCAAAAAGCTGTCAGGGCAATCCTACGGCGGACAGCGCCCTGTGGTCCACTGTTTCCGCATGGTCAACTGATACCTTTATCAAGGGCACCGGCGGCGCAACTGCTGCGGTCAAAACGATGTGGGACAGCAAAAACCTGTATGTGCAGGCGGATGTTACCGACAGCACACGCAGTGCAAAGGACGGCATTACGCTGTATCTGAACAACAATGGCGTAAAGGCTTATCCTATTACGCTCAGCAATTCCGGCGGCAAGCTGAAAGCCGCGGTTCAAAAAACCGACACCGGATATACCGTGTCGGCGGCCATTCCGATTCAGAATTTGAAGCCGGCAGTCGGCGGCCAGCTGCAGTTTGACGTTCAAGTTTTGGATTATAACGCAAAGAATGCATTGACCTCCATCGCAACTTGGAGCGACTTCCAAAACACCCAAAGCAAAAGCACCGCAAATTACGGCAAACTGGAGTTAAGCGCATCCGCAAACCTGGCGAAAGCCGTGTACGGCACACCGGTTGTCGACGGCAAGGAAGATGCGGCGTGGCAGAAAGCCCCCGCGTTTGACACCGCAACCTGGGTGACCGGAAAAAGCGGCGCAACCGCAAAAGTGCAAACCATGTGGGATCAGAAAAACCTGTATGTTCTGTACCATGTGACCGACTCCGTGCTGAACAGTTCCAATGCGAATGCTTGGGAGCAGGATTCCATTGAAACATTTTTAGATGTCAACAACCACAAATCGCCGGCTTACGAGTCGGATGACGGTCAGTACCGCGTCAGTTACAAAAATGCGAAAAGTGGCGGCGGGGCTGCCTCTGCTGACCTAAATGCATGGACCTCTGCCACCAGTAAAACCGATACCGGCTATCTGGTGGAAATGGCGATTCCGCTGACCTCCATTACACCCGCTAACGGCACAATGCTTGGTTTTGACGCGCAGGTCAACGACGCGGATGCTTCCGGTGCGAGAACCGGCGTTGTCACTTGGAGTGATTCCACCGGCAAAAGCTATACGGATACTTCGCACTTCGGCAATCTGGAGTTGGTTGGCGGCCCGGCAAGCTCCCAGTTTGTCAGCGATACCACAAAGGATATTACGGTAAAGAGTGCATATCAGTTCCGGATTACCGTGAAAAACGGAGCGTACCCGAACTTTGTCGTGGGAACCGCCGGTGTGTTCCGCACACAGCTTGTCAAAAAGAGCGGCAGTGACTACTTCATCAAAATTTTTACAGTCGGCAAGTCCGGCGCAAAGGCTGGCATTTATGTGAACGGCGTGAAGGTTTCGGTGGCAACCGTTCGGTAA
- a CDS encoding DUF6774 domain-containing protein — MEPCSSGDELVLLAAAAAISISKKLSLDELNILSSFFNALGDNLGVLAAKQASCQKS; from the coding sequence ATGGAACCATGCTCTTCAGGTGATGAACTTGTTTTGCTTGCAGCCGCGGCTGCCATTTCAATTTCTAAAAAATTGAGTCTGGATGAGCTCAACATCCTCTCCAGCTTTTTTAATGCGCTGGGCGACAATCTGGGTGTCCTCGCCGCAAAGCAGGCGTCCTGCCAGAAAAGCTGA